In a genomic window of Streptomyces katrae:
- a CDS encoding DUF7594 domain-containing protein, translating into MRRSRGLTAALVLSLAGAGAGMGVVLMPSASALTLPVAFTADELPTWQPDGVVFAMAQANGTVFAGGTFSAVRPPDGAAGTEQEAVNFVALDAATGNPTACKLAFTVGDGTATVRALTVSKDGKTLYAGGYFGAVNGTPVSSLAAVDIETCTPKASFHPAVPATVRALDVTDDTLYIGGDFATVEGQTRERFAAVDAASGALKPFTANADEPGRAVKVSNDGKNVLLGGDFFTVNGSNSHALAVVNATTGAVTKTYGNIPSNSVVKDIAADATGYYTGNEGSGGGVFDGRIGLGLDFNEKWRDRCLGATQFVLPYDGVLYSASHGHDCSTELEFPDGKRNFLMAQPTDHTGTPPAPVDGFVRGPRKLGWHPTANDGIGEGIGPRVMAVAEKADVKYLWVGGEFTQINGKPQAGLTRFANTGDVGAPTTPVASAAAIKPGEVQVRWRTSYDQDDSKLTYRIYRNGSATPIQTMTADSLEFERPQASWTDTTVKAGQSYTYRVTATDGAGNTSALSATASVTVPASVAAYPDKVRADGASLYWRYDDTVSPYVADSSDGGNTSGIQVGAPALNQSPGAVTGTSTAMGFNGTSQQVYSDHRQFVSSSFTVETWFKTNTTRGGKLIGFGNNTVNNSGSYDKQLYMTNTGRLAFGVYNGSTRTITTGLFETYNDNKWHHVVGTQGPGGMTLYVDGQNKGTNSATTSTPYAGYWHVGGDNLNSWPNRPTSNFFAGQIDETAVYPTALTQAQVKSHYDLAKAPADTVSKVPAAEDTYINQGAPATAYGTSTQLAVRGTSTYESYLRFTLPAAPAGQVLKAASLQFKTSTQTGAGTADTVSVVPVTGTWSGAGTTFNTKPTLGTTPLGSIAGVPDGSAIQNVELDTAALSAVLGSSYSLGLTSTGTDALWLWSSESTAADAAPQLVLTFGQK; encoded by the coding sequence ATGCGTAGATCCAGAGGGCTGACTGCTGCCCTCGTCCTGTCACTGGCCGGCGCCGGCGCCGGCATGGGGGTGGTGCTGATGCCCTCGGCATCGGCCCTGACGCTGCCAGTGGCCTTCACCGCCGACGAACTGCCCACCTGGCAGCCGGACGGCGTCGTCTTCGCCATGGCCCAGGCGAACGGCACCGTCTTCGCCGGCGGCACCTTCTCGGCCGTCCGCCCGCCCGACGGCGCCGCGGGCACCGAGCAGGAGGCCGTGAACTTCGTGGCGCTCGACGCCGCCACCGGCAACCCCACCGCCTGCAAGCTGGCCTTCACCGTCGGCGACGGCACCGCGACCGTCCGGGCGCTGACCGTCTCCAAGGACGGCAAGACCCTCTACGCGGGCGGCTACTTCGGCGCAGTCAACGGCACCCCGGTCTCCAGCCTCGCGGCCGTCGACATCGAGACCTGCACCCCCAAGGCCTCCTTCCACCCCGCCGTCCCCGCCACCGTGCGCGCGCTCGACGTCACCGACGACACCCTCTACATCGGCGGCGACTTCGCCACCGTCGAGGGCCAGACCCGCGAGCGGTTCGCCGCGGTCGACGCCGCCTCCGGCGCCCTCAAGCCCTTCACCGCCAACGCGGACGAGCCGGGCCGGGCCGTCAAGGTCAGCAACGACGGCAAGAACGTCCTCCTCGGCGGCGACTTCTTCACGGTCAACGGCTCCAACTCGCACGCCCTGGCGGTCGTCAACGCCACCACCGGCGCGGTCACCAAGACCTACGGCAACATCCCGTCGAACTCGGTCGTCAAGGACATCGCCGCCGACGCCACCGGCTACTACACCGGCAACGAGGGCTCCGGCGGCGGCGTCTTCGACGGCCGCATCGGCCTGGGCCTCGACTTCAACGAGAAGTGGCGCGACCGCTGCCTCGGCGCGACCCAGTTCGTCCTCCCCTACGACGGCGTCCTCTACAGCGCCTCGCACGGCCACGACTGCTCCACCGAGCTGGAGTTCCCCGACGGCAAGCGCAACTTCCTGATGGCGCAGCCCACCGACCACACCGGCACGCCCCCCGCCCCCGTGGACGGCTTCGTGCGCGGCCCGCGCAAGCTCGGCTGGCACCCCACCGCCAACGACGGCATCGGCGAGGGCATCGGCCCGCGCGTCATGGCCGTCGCGGAGAAGGCCGACGTCAAGTACCTCTGGGTCGGCGGCGAGTTCACCCAGATCAACGGCAAGCCGCAGGCGGGCCTGACCCGCTTCGCCAACACCGGCGACGTCGGCGCGCCCACCACCCCGGTCGCCAGCGCCGCCGCCATCAAGCCCGGCGAGGTCCAGGTCCGCTGGCGCACCAGCTACGACCAGGACGACAGCAAGCTGACCTACCGGATCTACCGCAACGGTTCGGCCACCCCGATCCAGACCATGACCGCCGACTCCCTGGAGTTCGAGCGGCCCCAGGCCTCCTGGACCGACACCACCGTCAAGGCCGGCCAGTCCTACACCTACCGGGTGACCGCCACCGACGGCGCCGGCAACACCAGCGCCCTGTCGGCCACCGCCTCCGTGACCGTCCCGGCCTCCGTCGCGGCCTACCCGGACAAGGTCCGCGCCGACGGCGCCAGCCTGTACTGGCGCTACGACGACACCGTCAGCCCGTACGTGGCCGACTCCTCCGACGGCGGCAACACCAGCGGCATCCAGGTGGGCGCCCCGGCGCTGAACCAGAGCCCGGGCGCCGTCACCGGCACCAGCACGGCCATGGGCTTCAACGGCACCAGCCAGCAGGTGTACAGCGACCACCGCCAGTTCGTGAGCAGCAGCTTCACCGTCGAGACCTGGTTCAAGACCAACACCACGCGCGGCGGCAAGCTGATCGGCTTCGGCAACAACACGGTCAACAACAGCGGCTCCTACGACAAGCAGCTGTACATGACCAACACCGGCCGCCTCGCCTTCGGCGTCTACAACGGCTCGACCCGCACCATCACCACGGGCCTGTTCGAGACGTACAACGACAACAAGTGGCACCACGTCGTCGGCACCCAGGGCCCCGGCGGCATGACGCTCTACGTCGACGGCCAGAACAAGGGCACCAACAGCGCCACCACCTCCACCCCGTACGCCGGCTACTGGCACGTGGGCGGCGACAACCTCAACAGCTGGCCGAACCGCCCGACGAGCAACTTCTTCGCCGGCCAGATCGACGAGACCGCCGTCTACCCGACGGCCCTCACCCAGGCCCAGGTCAAGAGCCACTACGACCTCGCCAAGGCCCCGGCCGACACGGTCTCCAAGGTCCCCGCGGCCGAGGACACCTACATCAACCAGGGCGCCCCGGCCACGGCCTACGGCACCTCCACGCAGCTCGCCGTGCGCGGCACCTCCACGTACGAGTCGTACCTGCGCTTCACCCTCCCGGCCGCCCCGGCCGGACAGGTCCTGAAGGCCGCCTCCCTCCAGTTCAAGACCTCCACGCAGACCGGCGCCGGCACCGCCGACACCGTCTCCGTGGTCCCGGTCACCGGCACCTGGAGCGGCGCGGGCACCACGTTCAACACCAAGCCCACCCTCGGCACCACCCCGCTCGGCAGCATCGCGGGCGTGCCGGACGGCTCGGCGATCCAGAACGTCGAGCTCGACACCGCCGCGCTCTCCGCGGTGCTGGGCAGCAGCTACAGCCTCGGCCTGACCAGCACGGGCACCGACGCGCTGTGGCTCTGGTCCTCGGAGTCGACCGCCGCGGACGCCGCTCCGCAGCTGGTCCTCACCTTCGGCCAGAAGTAA
- a CDS encoding NUDIX hydrolase produces MARVDYFNDPNAPEANSIVPSVTVVALDGEGRVLLIHRTDNGLWALPGGGVDTGESVAEAAVRETREETGFEVEVTGLVGLYTNPRHVIAYDDGEVRQQFSICFSARIVGGVRRTSSESREVAFLAPGDLDDMRIHPSMRLRIEHGLSRRTEPYIG; encoded by the coding sequence ATGGCCCGAGTGGACTACTTCAACGACCCGAACGCGCCCGAGGCGAACAGCATCGTCCCGTCCGTGACCGTCGTGGCCCTGGACGGTGAGGGGCGGGTCCTGCTCATCCACAGAACCGACAACGGCCTGTGGGCCCTGCCCGGCGGGGGTGTGGACACCGGCGAGTCCGTCGCGGAGGCCGCCGTACGCGAGACGCGTGAAGAGACGGGGTTCGAGGTCGAGGTGACCGGCCTCGTCGGTCTGTACACCAACCCGCGCCACGTCATCGCGTACGACGACGGAGAAGTCCGCCAGCAGTTCTCGATCTGCTTCTCGGCCCGCATCGTGGGCGGCGTCCGCCGGACGAGCAGCGAGAGCCGAGAGGTCGCCTTCCTCGCCCCCGGCGACCTCGATGACATGCGGATCCATCCGTCCATGCGGTTGCGCATCGAGCACGGGCTTTCCCGGCGGACCGAGCCCTACATCGGCTGA
- a CDS encoding M4 family metallopeptidase → MSPTPQRRATAAGALVAAAALVAVGMQAGTATAAADATASQTRTAAQPNPGAANVVLSASERATLISEANSTTAQAAKALGLGSGEKLIVRDVVKDADGTTHTTYERTYDGLPVLGGDLTVHAKGGVTKSVTKATQHEIKVSDTNATVSAADAEGQAVAAANSEGSKQSKADKGARKVIWAADGVPVLAYETVVGGLQDDGTPSRLHVITNAKTGAKISQWQSVETGTGNTQYSGQVTLGTTLSGSNYTLTDGTRGGHKTYNLNGGSSGTGTLFSKTTDVWGNGLPSNKETAGADAAYGAQLTWDYYKNVHGRNGLRNDGVAPYSRVHYGNAYVNAFWDDSCFCMTYGDGEGNNKPLTSIDVAAHEMTHGLTSVTGNMTYSGEPGGLNEATSDIMAAAVEFWANNPADVGDYLVGEKIDINGDGTPLRYMDKPSKDGASKDAWYSGISSIDVHYSSGPANHWFYLASEGSGAKVINGVSYNSPTSDGLPVTAIGRDAAAKIWFRALTVGYFKSTTNYADARVQTLKAAADLYGAGSATYNNVANAWAAINVGPRINDGVTVTAIPNQTTVINTPVSLQVQATSTNAGALTYSATGLPAGLSINSSTGLISGTATTAGTSNVTVTVTDSASKTGTASFTWTVGTAQQNVFENTTDYAINDNATVESPITVTRSGNAPSTLKVDVNILHTYIGDLKVDLVAPDGSVYNLHNRSGGSADNIIKSYTVDASSEVANGVWKLRVNDNASLDTGKIDSWKLTF, encoded by the coding sequence TTGAGTCCCACCCCCCAGCGGCGTGCCACCGCGGCCGGCGCACTCGTAGCCGCGGCGGCCCTGGTCGCCGTAGGTATGCAGGCCGGTACCGCCACCGCCGCCGCCGACGCCACCGCGTCGCAGACCCGCACGGCCGCCCAGCCCAACCCGGGCGCGGCCAATGTCGTACTCAGCGCTTCGGAGCGTGCGACGCTCATCAGCGAGGCCAACTCGACCACCGCGCAGGCCGCCAAGGCGCTCGGCCTCGGCAGCGGTGAGAAGCTGATCGTCCGCGATGTGGTCAAGGACGCCGACGGCACCACCCACACCACCTACGAGCGGACCTACGACGGTCTGCCGGTGCTCGGCGGTGACCTGACCGTCCACGCGAAGGGCGGGGTGACCAAGAGCGTCACCAAGGCGACTCAGCACGAGATCAAGGTCTCCGACACCAACGCCACGGTCAGCGCGGCCGACGCGGAGGGCCAGGCGGTCGCCGCCGCCAACTCCGAGGGCTCCAAGCAGTCCAAGGCCGACAAGGGCGCCCGCAAGGTGATCTGGGCCGCGGACGGCGTTCCGGTCCTCGCCTACGAGACGGTCGTCGGCGGGCTCCAGGACGACGGCACCCCGAGCCGGCTGCACGTGATCACCAACGCCAAGACCGGCGCGAAGATCAGCCAGTGGCAGTCCGTCGAGACCGGCACGGGCAACACGCAGTACAGCGGCCAGGTCACCCTCGGCACCACCCTGTCCGGCAGCAACTACACGCTGACCGACGGCACCCGCGGCGGCCACAAGACGTACAACCTCAACGGTGGTTCGTCCGGCACCGGCACGCTGTTCAGCAAGACCACCGACGTCTGGGGCAACGGCCTGCCCTCCAACAAGGAGACGGCCGGCGCGGACGCCGCCTACGGCGCCCAGCTGACCTGGGACTACTACAAGAACGTCCACGGCCGCAACGGCCTGCGCAACGACGGCGTGGCCCCGTACAGCCGGGTCCACTACGGCAACGCGTACGTGAACGCCTTCTGGGACGACTCCTGCTTCTGCATGACCTACGGTGACGGCGAGGGCAACAACAAGCCCCTCACCTCCATCGACGTGGCCGCGCACGAGATGACCCACGGTCTGACCTCGGTCACCGGCAACATGACCTACAGCGGTGAGCCCGGCGGTCTGAACGAGGCCACCTCCGACATCATGGCCGCGGCCGTCGAGTTCTGGGCCAACAACCCGGCCGACGTCGGCGACTACCTCGTCGGCGAGAAGATCGACATCAACGGCGACGGCACCCCGCTGCGCTACATGGACAAGCCGAGCAAGGACGGCGCGTCCAAGGACGCCTGGTACTCCGGCATCAGCTCGATCGACGTCCACTACTCCTCGGGTCCGGCGAACCACTGGTTCTACCTGGCCTCCGAGGGCTCCGGCGCCAAGGTCATCAACGGCGTGAGCTACAACTCGCCGACCTCCGACGGCCTCCCGGTCACCGCGATCGGCCGTGACGCCGCCGCGAAGATCTGGTTCCGCGCGCTGACGGTGGGCTACTTCAAGTCGACCACCAACTACGCCGACGCCCGCGTCCAGACCCTGAAGGCCGCCGCCGACCTGTACGGCGCCGGCTCGGCCACGTACAACAACGTGGCCAACGCCTGGGCCGCCATCAACGTCGGCCCGCGCATCAACGACGGGGTCACCGTCACCGCGATCCCGAACCAGACCACCGTGATCAACACCCCGGTGAGCCTCCAGGTCCAGGCGACCAGCACCAACGCGGGCGCCCTGACCTACTCGGCGACCGGCCTGCCGGCCGGCCTGTCGATCAACTCCTCCACCGGTCTGATCTCCGGTACGGCGACCACCGCGGGCACGTCCAACGTGACCGTGACCGTCACCGACTCGGCGAGCAAGACGGGCACCGCGTCCTTCACCTGGACCGTCGGGACCGCGCAGCAGAACGTGTTCGAGAACACGACCGACTACGCGATCAACGACAACGCCACGGTCGAGTCCCCGATCACCGTCACCCGCTCGGGCAACGCGCCGTCCACCCTCAAGGTGGACGTCAACATCCTGCACACCTACATCGGCGACCTGAAGGTCGACCTGGTGGCGCCTGACGGCAGCGTCTACAACCTGCACAACCGCTCGGGCGGCAGCGCCGACAACATCATCAAGAGCTACACCGTCGACGCCTCCTCCGAGGTCGCCAACGGCGTCTGGAAGCTGCGCGTCAACGACAACGCCAGCCTGGACACGGGCAAGATCGACAGCTGGAAGCTCACCTTCTGA
- a CDS encoding HD domain-containing protein — MVPSALDSARGAAGLAASLLPPLGDRWLHTQAVAERARELAAAVPSAQGELLVAAAWLHDIGYAPALRDTGFHPLDGARYLATRGVPARLVSLVAHHSGAVYEAEQRGLSAELDAYDRGDPVLLDALTCADMTTGPAGQRLVFADRIGEILTRYPPGSEVHTAISTAVPALAAAVARTHARLAGQPM, encoded by the coding sequence ATGGTTCCATCCGCACTGGACTCCGCCCGGGGAGCGGCCGGGCTGGCCGCGTCCCTCCTGCCTCCGCTGGGCGACCGCTGGCTGCACACTCAGGCAGTCGCGGAGCGCGCGCGTGAGCTGGCCGCGGCCGTTCCCTCGGCCCAAGGGGAACTGCTGGTGGCGGCGGCGTGGCTGCACGACATCGGGTACGCCCCTGCGCTCCGTGACACCGGGTTCCACCCCCTCGACGGCGCCAGGTACCTGGCGACGCGGGGCGTCCCGGCACGGCTCGTGAGCCTGGTCGCCCACCACTCGGGAGCCGTGTACGAGGCCGAGCAGCGGGGGCTCTCGGCGGAACTCGACGCGTACGACCGGGGTGATCCGGTGCTCCTGGACGCCCTCACCTGCGCCGACATGACGACCGGACCGGCCGGCCAGCGCCTCGTCTTCGCGGACCGCATCGGCGAGATCCTCACCAGGTACCCGCCGGGCAGTGAGGTCCACACGGCGATCAGCACGGCGGTGCCGGCCTTGGCGGCAGCGGTCGCCCGTACCCACGCCCGTTTGGCCGGTCAGCCGATGTAG
- a CDS encoding XRE family transcriptional regulator, giving the protein MANERLRAAISASSATIQSVAAQVGVDPKTVERWITTGRTPHRSHRWKAATFLGVDELYLWPTVARQAETASASELVTYYPHRGVVPVDLWSSLIDNAVSHIEVLVYAGLFLFDGHPELADWLARKARAGAQVRILLGDPASEVIRQRGEEEGIGADLAARSRMTRRYLDPAMTTPGVEVRLHETILYNSLYRFDDDVLVNPHVLGAPAGQNPVLHFRYIPGGRSFRHYMKSFDYAWERGTAA; this is encoded by the coding sequence ATGGCCAACGAGCGTCTACGCGCCGCCATTTCGGCGAGCTCGGCCACCATCCAGTCGGTTGCCGCCCAAGTCGGGGTGGATCCGAAGACGGTGGAGCGCTGGATCACGACGGGCCGGACGCCGCACCGGTCCCATCGCTGGAAGGCCGCGACGTTCCTCGGTGTCGACGAGCTCTACCTCTGGCCGACGGTCGCGCGGCAGGCCGAGACGGCGAGCGCCTCCGAGCTGGTCACCTACTACCCGCACCGCGGTGTAGTACCGGTCGACCTGTGGTCGTCGTTGATCGACAACGCGGTGAGCCACATCGAAGTCCTCGTCTACGCGGGCTTGTTCCTCTTCGACGGCCATCCCGAACTCGCGGACTGGCTGGCCCGGAAGGCGCGGGCCGGAGCACAAGTGCGCATCCTCCTCGGCGATCCCGCCTCCGAGGTGATCCGGCAACGAGGCGAGGAGGAAGGGATCGGCGCGGACCTCGCCGCGCGCTCGCGCATGACGCGGCGCTATCTCGATCCGGCCATGACGACCCCCGGAGTCGAGGTCCGACTGCACGAGACGATCCTCTACAACTCGCTGTACCGCTTCGACGACGACGTACTCGTCAACCCCCACGTGCTCGGAGCGCCCGCAGGCCAGAACCCGGTCCTGCACTTCCGCTACATCCCGGGCGGCCGGAGCTTCCGGCACTACATGAAGAGCTTCGACTACGCCTGGGAGCGCGGTACGGCGGCCTAG
- the gmd gene encoding GDP-mannose 4,6-dehydratase, with translation MGKTALITGVTGQDGSYLAELLLSKGYTVHGLVRRSSSFNTERIDHVYQDPQTANRSFVLHHADLSDGVALVNLLRDIRPDEVYNLGAQSHVRVSFDAPLYTGDVTGLGALRLLEAIRASGVDTRIYQASSSEMYGSTPPPQNEDTPFHPRSPYGAAKVFAYWTTVNYREAYDMFAVNGILFNHESPRRGETFVTRKITRAVARIKAGLQDHLYLGNLDAVRDWGYAPEYVEAMWRMLQQDEPTDYVVATGVAATVREFVESSFTHAGLDWNEHVRYDPKYERPSEVDALIGDASKAREILGWKPTVLVPELARIMVDADVRQVEDQLAGATVRIDR, from the coding sequence ATGGGCAAGACCGCACTGATCACCGGCGTCACCGGACAGGACGGCTCGTACCTCGCCGAGCTCCTGCTCTCGAAGGGCTACACGGTGCACGGGCTCGTGCGGCGGTCCTCCAGCTTCAACACGGAGCGGATCGACCACGTCTACCAGGACCCGCAGACGGCGAACCGTTCCTTCGTCCTGCACCACGCCGACCTCTCCGACGGCGTCGCCCTGGTGAACCTGCTGCGCGACATACGCCCCGACGAGGTCTACAACCTCGGCGCCCAGTCCCATGTCCGGGTCTCCTTCGACGCCCCCCTCTACACGGGCGACGTCACCGGCCTCGGCGCGCTGCGGCTGCTGGAGGCCATCCGGGCCAGCGGCGTCGACACCCGGATCTACCAGGCCTCGTCCTCGGAGATGTACGGCTCCACCCCGCCCCCGCAGAACGAGGACACCCCCTTCCACCCGCGCAGCCCCTACGGCGCGGCGAAGGTCTTCGCGTACTGGACGACGGTCAACTACCGCGAGGCGTACGACATGTTCGCCGTCAACGGGATCCTCTTCAACCACGAGTCCCCGCGCCGCGGCGAGACCTTCGTGACCCGCAAGATCACCCGTGCGGTCGCCCGGATCAAGGCCGGCCTCCAGGACCACCTCTACCTCGGCAACCTCGACGCCGTCCGCGACTGGGGGTACGCCCCCGAGTACGTGGAGGCCATGTGGCGCATGCTCCAGCAGGACGAGCCGACCGACTACGTGGTCGCCACCGGAGTCGCCGCCACCGTACGGGAGTTCGTCGAGTCCTCCTTCACCCACGCCGGCCTCGACTGGAACGAGCACGTCCGCTACGACCCCAAGTACGAGCGCCCCAGCGAGGTCGACGCCCTCATCGGCGACGCCTCCAAGGCGCGCGAGATCCTCGGCTGGAAGCCGACGGTCCTCGTGCCCGAACTGGCCCGCATCATGGTCGACGCGGACGTCCGGCAGGTCGAGGACCAACTGGCGGGCGCCACCGTACGCATCGACCGCTGA
- a CDS encoding GDP-L-fucose synthase family protein, with protein MTNPQPLLPPHARVFVAGHRGLVGSAVVRRLTADGHEVLTRGRADLDLRDAAATEAYLRDVRPDAVVLAAAKVGGIMANSTYPVQFLEDNLRIQLSVIGGAHAAGVGRLLFLGSSCIYPKLAPQPITEDALLTGPLEPTNEAYALAKIAGIVQVQSYRKQYGASYISAMPTNLYGPGDNFDLESSHVLPALIRRFHEAAAEGRDEVTLWGSGTPRREFLHVDDLAAACAVLLERYDGDEPVNIGCGEDLTIRALAETVAEVTGFEGRLAWDTSKPDGTPRKLLDVSRLNALGWKPGIGLREGIASTYRWWLEQN; from the coding sequence ATGACTAATCCGCAGCCGCTCCTGCCCCCGCACGCCCGCGTCTTCGTCGCCGGACACCGCGGCCTGGTGGGCTCCGCGGTCGTCCGCCGCCTGACCGCCGACGGGCACGAGGTGCTCACCCGCGGCCGCGCCGACCTCGACCTGCGCGACGCCGCCGCGACGGAGGCGTACCTGAGGGACGTCCGTCCCGACGCCGTGGTACTGGCCGCCGCCAAGGTCGGCGGGATCATGGCCAACAGCACCTACCCGGTGCAGTTTCTGGAGGACAACCTCAGGATCCAGCTCAGCGTCATCGGCGGCGCGCACGCCGCGGGTGTGGGCCGGCTGCTGTTCCTGGGCTCCTCCTGCATCTACCCCAAGCTCGCCCCGCAGCCCATCACGGAGGACGCCCTCCTGACCGGACCGCTGGAGCCGACCAACGAGGCCTACGCCCTGGCGAAGATCGCGGGCATCGTGCAGGTCCAGTCGTACCGCAAGCAGTACGGCGCCTCCTACATCTCCGCCATGCCCACCAACCTCTACGGCCCCGGGGACAACTTCGACCTCGAGTCCTCGCACGTGCTGCCCGCGCTCATCCGGCGTTTCCACGAGGCCGCCGCCGAGGGCCGCGACGAGGTCACCCTGTGGGGCAGCGGCACCCCGCGCCGCGAGTTCCTGCACGTGGACGACCTGGCGGCCGCCTGCGCGGTGCTGCTGGAGCGCTACGACGGGGACGAGCCCGTCAACATCGGCTGCGGCGAGGACCTGACCATCAGGGCGCTGGCCGAGACGGTCGCCGAGGTGACCGGCTTCGAGGGCCGGCTCGCCTGGGACACCTCCAAGCCGGACGGCACCCCGCGCAAGCTGCTCGACGTGTCCCGCCTGAACGCGCTGGGCTGGAAGCCCGGCATCGGGCTGCGCGAGGGCATCGCCTCCACCTACCGGTGGTGGCTGGAGCAGAACTGA
- a CDS encoding sugar transferase, with translation MRHVHFPAQRVAAAAGGSDGPQDAPARRIGDKARWYLPAAVGADFAGAAVPVGLVFDAAQQARPVYCALGAALAWAGVQALRRRYATRALGESRGVLPVVHDWLILIGVLAVVRVLTGESTPRLAALGALLPALLVTVACRKLTYRHLHAARREAQAVSRVLVVGEPAAADHVIAHLAARTDHPYVVVGVCPVGEGAPEGGVPVAARLGARMPEAPTEDPAAVLGAVRSHHADLVLVVPGARIAGERLRRVAWALHDEGLEMAVFPGLVEVSVKRLETLSAGGLAVLRVAPPVRRGAQPLLKSALDRVAAAAGLLLLSPLFLGLVLAIRLGSRGPAFYSQRRIGRDGVPFVMWKFRTMVEDADRLKAELSASNENDGLMFKMRRDPRVTRVGRLLRRTSLDELPQLYNVLTGSMSLVGPRPPLPEEVAQYDEVELRRLTVRPGMTGLWQISGRSDLSWDETIQLDLQYVDNWSFTSDVDVMGRTLRAVVDGRGAY, from the coding sequence ATGAGGCATGTCCATTTTCCTGCGCAAAGAGTGGCCGCGGCGGCCGGTGGTTCGGACGGGCCCCAGGACGCCCCCGCGCGGCGCATCGGTGACAAGGCCCGCTGGTACCTGCCCGCCGCCGTGGGTGCCGACTTCGCCGGCGCTGCCGTGCCCGTCGGCCTGGTCTTCGACGCGGCGCAGCAGGCCAGGCCCGTGTACTGCGCCCTCGGTGCGGCCCTCGCCTGGGCCGGCGTACAGGCCCTGCGGCGACGTTACGCCACCCGGGCCCTCGGAGAATCCCGCGGAGTGCTGCCCGTCGTCCACGACTGGCTGATTCTCATCGGCGTCCTGGCCGTCGTCCGCGTGCTCACCGGGGAGAGCACGCCCCGGCTGGCCGCCCTCGGCGCACTGCTGCCCGCCCTCCTGGTCACCGTCGCCTGCCGCAAACTGACCTACCGTCACCTCCACGCCGCCCGCCGCGAGGCCCAGGCCGTCAGCCGGGTCCTGGTCGTCGGCGAACCGGCGGCGGCCGACCACGTCATCGCCCACCTCGCGGCGCGCACCGACCACCCCTACGTGGTCGTCGGCGTGTGCCCGGTCGGCGAGGGCGCCCCCGAAGGCGGCGTGCCCGTCGCGGCCCGGCTCGGCGCCCGGATGCCCGAGGCCCCGACCGAGGACCCGGCCGCCGTGCTCGGCGCCGTCCGCAGCCACCACGCCGACCTGGTGCTGGTGGTGCCCGGGGCGCGGATCGCGGGGGAGCGGCTGCGCCGGGTGGCGTGGGCGCTGCACGACGAGGGACTGGAGATGGCGGTCTTCCCCGGCCTGGTGGAGGTCTCCGTCAAGCGGCTGGAGACCCTGTCCGCCGGCGGGCTCGCCGTGCTGCGGGTCGCCCCGCCCGTGCGCCGGGGGGCCCAGCCCCTGCTCAAGTCGGCGCTCGACCGGGTGGCGGCCGCGGCCGGACTGCTCCTGCTGTCACCGCTGTTCCTCGGGCTGGTGCTCGCCATCCGCCTCGGCTCGCGCGGCCCGGCCTTCTACAGCCAGCGCCGGATCGGGCGCGACGGGGTCCCGTTCGTCATGTGGAAGTTCCGCACCATGGTGGAGGACGCCGACCGGCTCAAGGCCGAGCTGTCGGCGTCCAACGAGAACGACGGGCTGATGTTCAAGATGCGCCGCGACCCCCGGGTGACCCGGGTGGGCCGGCTGCTGCGCCGCACCTCGCTGGACGAACTGCCCCAGCTGTACAACGTGCTGACGGGCAGCATGTCCCTGGTCGGCCCGCGGCCGCCGCTGCCCGAGGAGGTGGCGCAGTACGACGAGGTCGAGCTGCGCCGGCTCACCGTGCGGCCCGGGATGACGGGGCTGTGGCAGATCAGCGGACGCTCCGACCTCTCCTGGGACGAAACGATTCAGCTCGATCTCCAGTACGTGGACAACTGGTCCTTCACCAGCGACGTCGACGTCATGGGCCGTACCCTCCGCGCCGTCGTCGACGGTCGCGGAGCGTACTGA
- a CDS encoding transposase has product MICRHELSDAEWGLIRPLLPRPALGRLRLDDRIVLNGIVWKFRAGVPWRGRP; this is encoded by the coding sequence GTGATATGCCGCCATGAACTGTCCGATGCCGAATGGGGCCTCATACGTCCGTTGCTGCCCCGGCCTGCGCTGGGGCGGCTCCGGCTGGACGACCGGATCGTCCTCAACGGGATCGTGTGGAAGTTCCGCGCCGGTGTTCCCTGGCGGGGACGTCCCTGA